A single Garra rufa chromosome 9, GarRuf1.0, whole genome shotgun sequence DNA region contains:
- the LOC141342210 gene encoding urokinase plasminogen activator surface receptor-like produces the protein MAQPLLFILMSTLFCKVHSLTCYQCIPETSMKCTETKVECPVGQCGTMRTTSYMGNNTLADMIMKNCSASHQCVAATANFGITRIVINNQCCSTTLCNTQTEIELPKMTPNGIHCFTCNGEECTATLPCVGEEDHCIKATVNSDVQMMTMRGCATESFCRGDLSTQIGQSSQSNVAADQSCCKGHLCNGAQTATASRFFQLGILMYAIALAVIIL, from the exons ATGGCACAGCCTCTCCTCTTTATTCTCATGAGTACACTTTTCTGCAAAG TACATTCCTTGACCTGCTATCAGTGCATACCTGAGACATCAATGAAATGCACTGAAACTAAAGTGGAGTGTCCTGTTGGTCAGTGCGGGACCATGAGAACCACATCGTATATGG GAAACAACACATTGGCTGACATGATTATGAAGAACTGCTCTGCAAGTCATCAATGCGTGGCTGCGACGGCAAACTTTGGAATTACAAGAATAGTCATCAACAATCAGTGCTGCAGTACTACCCTGTGCAATACCCAGACTGAAATAG AACTACCCAAAATGACCCCAAATGGAATCCACTGCTTCACTTGCAATGGAGAAGAATGTACAGCAACTTTACCTTGTGTTGGGGAGGAAGATCATTGTATCAAAGCAACAG TCAATAGTGATGTCCAGATGATGACGATGAGAGGATGTGCGACTGAAAGTTTTTGCAGGGGTGATCTGTCCACCCAGATCGGCCAGTCCAGTCAGTCCAACGTAGCGGCGGATCAGAGCTGCTGTAAAGGACATCTCTGTAACGGCGCTCAAACCGCCACCGCGAGCCGCTTCTTTCAGCTGGGGATTCTGATGTACGCAATAGCTTTAGCTGTTATAATTCTCTGA
- the LOC141343304 gene encoding uncharacterized protein produces the protein MEILLFEEVERGAAARIQRSYNILSTSLQGLSDSSDEDESMAPFKSEDGSVCCVCGDTVPFLNKLIEHFKTHTAEVYCHLCRTKFGRAMSLALHLKNAHPQQNFMCEMCGELFKCTWHLNGHIEKHRKDAREVKPVENSIKEATTHTDMRKTALEFHSYCASEQKAKNDTCNASQNCISNDENSTNQASQIKTEIESLPIDKQTDSFCLSSVPLSQEQERQSFTLKEENDHEDKLREITTCEVAAEEEVGLTEDDGSTDTEDEGSPDSLPPGDTPYVPEEDLCSDLEDSDSRSSSCSHHRNKKRPKKQTPDKSRPANTNLESVNITKKFGFQSDSPFCCYGKFANLGKHMDDCRNKLRLACCLCNMACENDELLLKHMTEKHPTAGYICAYCYNVFPQLDSFKNHVCLKRPATPVTQLPVVPLSDSSGQVKPSAPALFANQKTIKVIKITQTTNQGSTTPDPPPARSAEALTVRQLLQANPLVPAKVTEMVPQVVPRTLIRPLFPQSSCVARPKVPVYMSSVAQPIMPNPSRLSLRLPTPSNPPFSTQVPVRIPSDTRPLLLNPTSMTLRIPTFSNPSFPTQVPVHIPSVARPLMPKPARMTLHIPNPSNRPFPTPVIVSFSPTVNISAPIVVSANRPVLRQVPPAQIRPVNVPVMTSATCPTLVSALVGNNQPQVPPVPVQAPLQIVAMYVNRSTDLALQKRFEQSWHSKTILPCRHCGAVSRQPSLRVRHRYLHRGSRLYRCQCGRSFQKQLHLLRHQVQHAESVRFVCARCGDTFEGAHKLSCHKQKHRNGRRGVKTKCETAFDCSCGQMFTRPSALLWHMLKNSKHSKCSQKNSV, from the exons ATGGAAATCTTACTATTTGAGGAGGTGGAGCGTGGTGCTGCTGCCAGAATACAG cGCTCTTACAACATCCTCTCTACATCTCTACAAGGTCTCTCAGACTCCAGTGATGAGGATGAGAGCATGGCTCCATTTAAAAGTGAGGACGGCTCTGTGTGCTGTGTTTGTGGAGACACTGTCCCCTTCCTGAATAAACTGATAGAGCACTTTAAGACGCACACAGCTGAGGTGTATTGCCACCTGTGTCGGACAAAGTTTGGACGTGCGATGTCGTTGGCGTTACACTTAAAAAATGCCCACCCACAGCAAAATTTCATGTGTGAAATGTGCGGCGAACTCTTTAAGTGCACGTGGCATCTGAATGGACACATAGAAAAGCATCGGAAAGATGCAAGGGAGGTAAAACCTGTGGAAAACAGTATCAAAGAGGCCACAACACACACCGATATGAGAAAAACAGCCTTGGAGTTTCATTCATATTGTGCCTCAGAACAAAAAGCTAAGAATGACACTTGCAATGCCAGCCAGAATTGCATCAGTAATGATGAAAACTCCACAAATCAAGCTTCacaaattaaaacagaaattGAGAGTTTGCCTATTGATAAGCAAACCGACAGCTTCTGCCTTTCATCAGTCCCGTTGAGTCAAGAGCAAGAGCGTCAAAGCTTTACACTGAAGGAAGAGAATGACCATGAGGATAAGCTCAGAGAAATCACAACATGTGAGGTGGCTGCAGAGGAGGAAGTTGGACTGACGGAGGATGATGGAAGTACAGATACTGAAGACGAAGGAAGTCCTGACTCATTACCACCTGGTGACACGCCGTACGTCCCAGAAGAGGACTTATGCTCGGATCTTGAAGACAGTGACTCAAGAAGCAGCTCCTGTAGCCATCACCGAAACAAAAAGAGACCGAAGAAGCAGACGCCCGACAAGAGCAGACCTGCAAATACAAATCTAGAATCGGTCAACATTACAAAGAAATTTGGCTTTCAATCTGATTCTCCCTTTTGCTGCTATGGCAAATTCGCTAATTTGGGGAAGCACATGGACGATTGCAGGAACAAACTGAGGTTAGCTTGCTGCCTGTGCAACATGGCATGTGAGAACGATGAGTTGCTGCTGAAGCACATGACTGAAAAACACCCCACAGCTGGGTATATCTGTGCATACTGCTACAATGTTTTTCCTCAACTGGACAGTTTCAAAAATCATGTGTGTTTGAAAAGACCAGCCACCCCGGTAACCCAGTTACCTGTTGTGCCTTTATCCGACAGCAGCGGCCAAGTAAAACCTTCTGCCCCTGCTTTGTTTGCCAATCAAAAAACCATTAAAGTTATCAAAATAACTCAGACCACGAACCAAGGTTCCACCACCCCTGATCCTCCACCCGCAAGATCAGCTGAAGCTTTGACAGTACGCCAACTGCTTCAGGCAAATCCTTTGGTTCCTGCTAAGGTGACTGAAATGGTGCCACAAGTTGTGCCACGAACTCTAATCAGGCCCCTTTTCCCTCAGAGTTCTTGTGTCGCTCGCCCGAAAGTTCCTGTCTACATGTCTTCGGTTGCACAGCCCATAATGCCAAATCCGTCAAGACTGAGTCTTCGTCTCCCTACCCCTTCCAATCCACCTTTTTCAACTCAAGTTCCTGTTCGTATACCTTCAGATACTCGTCCTTTGTTGTTGAATCCTACTAGCATGACTCTTCGTATCCCTACCTTTTCCAATCCATCATTTCCAACTCAAGTTCCTGTCCATATACCTTCGGTTGCAAGACCCTTGATGCCGAAACCGGCCAGGATGACTCTTCATATCCCTAACCCTTCCAATCGACCTTTTCCAACTCCAGTCATTGTATCCTTCTCACCCACTGTGAACATCTCTGCACCTATTGTAGTATCAGCCAACAGGCCTGTTCTGAGACAAGTGCCTCCGGCTCAGATTAGACCTGTGAACGTTCCGGTGATGACCTCGGCCACTTGTCCCACCCTGGTCAGTGCTCTTGTTGGAAACAACCAGCCACAGGTCCCTCCTGTCCCGGTTCAGGCTCCGTTACAAATAGTGGCCATGTATGTGAACCGAAGCACAGATTTAGCTCTGCAGAAGCGATTTGAGCAGAGCTGGCACTCCAAGACCATCTTACCCTGCCGTCACTGCGGTGCAGTGTCTAGACAACCGTCGCTTAGGGTGCGGCATCGCTACTTACACCGCGGGTCAAGGTTGTACAGATGCCAATGCGGAAGGTCGTTCCAAAAGCAGCTGCATTTGCTGAGACACCAGGTTCAGCATGCGGAGTCAGTCCGATTTGTTTGTGCAAGGTGTGGAGATACATTCGAAGGGGCGCATAAATTGAGCTGCCACAAGCAGAAGCATAGAAATGGCAGGAGGGGTGTGAAGACGAAATGTGAGACGGCTTTTGACTGTAGCTGTGGACAGATGTTTACAAGGCCTTCTGCACTGTTGTGGCATATGCTTAAAAACTCAAAACATTCGAAATGCTCCCAGAAAAACTCTGTTTGA
- the smg9 gene encoding nonsense-mediated mRNA decay factor SMG9, with amino-acid sequence MSESGHSQPGMYGQGRRRRRRRDRDPGPPGQNLSGPSRDRDYVPRERRDGSEEPTGPLLQKTPIILAKPPGERSKPSAPASGAPSLEKPIMLIKTRDEGGKPGNTPDVAPSVSGAGTAKLEREGQRPTQPVYQIQNRGMGSAASGGAVDPVIGQTKLLPPEKMKHSIKLVDDQMNWCDSAMEYLRDQTDMLVVGVIGLQGTGKSTIMSLLSANSPEEDQRAYVFRAQTQEIKERAGNQSSGIDFYITQERVIFLDTQPILSPSILDHLINNDRKLPPEYNLPHTYVEMQSLQITAFLFTVCHVVIVIQDWFTDINLYRFLQTAEMLKPSTPSASHDSTGSSGADDGSEYYPHIVFLQNKARREEFCPRNLKKMHMAVDKLMAHSHLKYKGTLSMLDCNIFPGLNRDYLETEVNLFLLPMMENDGEDALTRAGSGPPLFSLLPGYRGHPSFSSLVSKFRSQILAMSRSQLSHTILTEKNWFHYAARIWDGVKKSSALSEYSRLLS; translated from the exons ATGTCGGAGTCCGGTCACAGTCAGCCCGGTATGTACGGACagggaaggaggaggaggagacggCGAGACCGAGACCCAGGACCACCGGGTCAAAACCTCTCCGGCCCCAGTCGGGATCGAGACTATGTTCCCCGTGAGCGCAGG GATGGCAGTGAGGAACCTACAGGACCTCTTCTACAGAAGACTCCCATTATTCTTGCTAAACCACCTGGAGAGCGA TCCAAACCAAGTGCTCCAGCAAGTGGAGCCCCATCTTTGGAAAAGCCGATCATGCTTATTAAAACCAGAGATGAAGGTGGGAAACCTGGGAACACACCTGATGTGGCTCCTTCGGTCTCAGGTGCAGGAACTGCCAAACTGGAGAGGGAAGGCCAGCGGCCGACCCAACCTGTGTATCAGATCCAGAACAGAGGCATGGGCTCAGCTGCATCCGGTGGAGCTGTGGATC CTGTGATTGGCCAAACTAAGCTCCTCCCCCCTGAGAAGATGAAGCACAGTATTAAACTGGTGGATGATCAAATGAATTGGTGTGACAGCGCTATGGAG TACTTGCGAGACCAAACGGATATGTTAGTAGTGGGAGTTATTGGGCTACAAGGCACTGGAAAATCCACAATCATGTCTCTCCTCTCTGCAAACAGCCCCGAGGAGGACCAGAG GGCGTATGTATTCAGAGCTCAGACGCAGGAGATCAAGGAGAGAGCTGGGAACCAGAGCAGTGGAATTGATTTCTACATCACTCAGGAGAGGGTCATCTTTCTGGACACCCAG CCAATTTTAAGCCCCTCTATTTTGGATCATCTCATTAACAATGACCGCAAGCTTCCACCTGAATACAACCTCCCACATACGTATGTAGAGATGCAG TCTCTTCAGATCACAGCCTTCCTCTTTACCGTATGTCATGTTGTGATTGTGATTCAGGACTGGTTCACTGATATCAACTTATACAG GTTTCTGCAGACTGCTGAGATGCTGAAACCCTCGACTCCATCTGCCAGTCATGACAGCACCGGCTCCTCAGGGGCAGATGATGGCTCTGAGTATTACCCTCACATAG ttTTCTTGCAGAACAAAGCGAGGAGGGAGGAGTTCTGTCCACGAAACCTGAAAAAGATGCATATGGCTGTTGACAAGCTTATGGCCCATTCCCATCTAAAATATAAAG GCACATTATCCATGCTGGATTGTAACATATTCCCGGGACTGAATCGAGATTACTTGGAGACAGAAGTCAACCTTTTCCTTTTGCCTATGATGGAGAATGATGGGGAAGATGCTTTAACAAGAGCAG GTTCAGGTCCCCCTCTTTTCTCTCTGCTGCCTGGTTACAGAGGTCATCCCAGCTTTTCATCACTGGTTTCGAAATTCCGAAGTCAGATCTTGGCTATGTCCCGCAGTCAGCTCTCACACACAATCCTCACTGAGAAAAACTG GTTTCACTATGCGGCTAGAATTTGGGATGGTGTCAAGAAATCATCTGCGCTCTCTGAATATAGCCGACTACTCTCATAG